From Alphaproteobacteria bacterium, the proteins below share one genomic window:
- a CDS encoding class I SAM-dependent methyltransferase yields MEGATPSRTALGAAMLRAQHQVLEGGRIFRDPLALRIIGADAESLRGEADSVTSGLRRFIAARSRFAKDALADARTRGTTQLVVLGAGLDTCAYRTDAADLRMFEVDHPATQAWKRKLLADAGIGIPEALTFVPIDFERDSLARKLHVRPS; encoded by the coding sequence ATGGAAGGGGCAACGCCCAGCCGCACCGCCCTCGGCGCCGCCATGCTGCGCGCCCAGCACCAGGTGCTCGAGGGCGGCCGCATCTTCCGCGACCCTCTGGCGTTGCGCATCATCGGCGCCGACGCCGAATCACTGCGCGGCGAGGCAGACTCCGTCACGTCGGGCCTGCGCCGCTTCATCGCCGCGCGCTCGCGTTTCGCCAAGGACGCGCTGGCCGACGCGCGCACCCGTGGCACGACGCAGCTCGTGGTGCTGGGCGCCGGCCTCGACACCTGCGCCTATCGCACCGACGCGGCCGACCTGCGCATGTTTGAGGTCGATCATCCTGCGACGCAGGCCTGGAAGCGCAAGTTGCTCGCCGACGCCGGCATCGGGATTCCCGAGGCACTGACGTTCGTGCCCATCGATTTCGAGCGCGACTCGCTGGCGCGCAAGCTCCATGTCCGGCCGAGTTGA
- a CDS encoding alpha/beta fold hydrolase, whose translation MRRRAFLGTAAMMAGTLAMPARAQDAPVTFVLIHGAWHGAWCWQLLTPLLEARGHEVIAPTLAGMGERAGELSADITLDTHIDEVVDLLDRRRVQNAVLVGHSYAGVVISGVADRVPHRLRRLVFLDAVIVENGQSLGGTRQSGRAAALPPMPASAFGVIDASERAWVESNLTPHPANTFATPLRLANPLGNGLRCIYVACTRPAMASVGRYLQMARSRLGWQVEELATGHDAMVTAPSPLANLLVRVAA comes from the coding sequence ATGCGACGGCGAGCATTCCTGGGGACGGCGGCGATGATGGCGGGAACGCTCGCCATGCCGGCCCGCGCGCAGGACGCACCCGTTACCTTCGTGCTGATCCACGGCGCCTGGCACGGCGCGTGGTGCTGGCAGCTGCTGACGCCACTCCTGGAAGCGCGCGGCCACGAGGTGATCGCGCCGACCCTGGCCGGCATGGGCGAACGCGCCGGCGAGCTCAGCGCCGACATCACGCTCGACACCCATATCGACGAGGTCGTCGACCTGCTCGACCGCCGGCGCGTGCAGAACGCGGTGCTGGTCGGCCACAGCTACGCCGGGGTGGTGATCAGCGGCGTCGCCGACCGCGTGCCGCATCGCCTGCGCCGACTGGTCTTCCTCGACGCCGTCATCGTCGAGAACGGCCAGTCTCTGGGCGGGACCAGGCAATCCGGTCGCGCCGCAGCCCTGCCGCCGATGCCCGCCTCGGCCTTCGGCGTGATCGACGCCAGCGAGCGCGCCTGGGTCGAGAGCAACCTGACGCCGCATCCCGCCAACACCTTCGCCACGCCGCTGCGGCTGGCCAACCCGCTGGGCAACGGGCTGCGCTGCATCTACGTCGCCTGCACGCGGCCGGCCATGGCATCGGTCGGCCGATACCTGCAGATGGCGCGTTCGCGGCTGGGCTGGCAGGTCGAGGAGCTGGCCACCGGCCACGACGCGATGGTCACCGCGCCGAGCCCGCTCGCCAACCTGCTGGTTCGTGTCGCTGCCTAG
- a CDS encoding carboxymuconolactone decarboxylase family protein — MGYGKLIEYADASPEARAVMDDIKRARNVPDVNNAWKAMARHPAVMKRFWQRAQTTMAPGALDALTKELIYLAVSVANGCHYCSASHSALAKKKGASEEQLAELVEIVGLALEGNSYATFYGQEVDEALKE, encoded by the coding sequence ATGGGCTACGGCAAGCTGATCGAATACGCCGATGCATCACCGGAAGCGCGGGCGGTGATGGACGACATCAAGCGCGCCCGCAACGTGCCCGACGTCAACAACGCCTGGAAGGCGATGGCGCGCCACCCCGCGGTGATGAAGCGCTTCTGGCAGCGCGCGCAAACGACCATGGCGCCGGGCGCACTCGACGCATTGACCAAGGAGCTGATCTACCTCGCGGTCAGCGTCGCCAATGGCTGCCACTATTGCAGCGCCTCGCACAGCGCGCTGGCCAAGAAGAAGGGCGCCAGCGAGGAGCAGCTCGCCGAGCTGGTCGAGATCGTCGGCCTGGCGCTCGAGGGCAACAGCTACGCGACCTTCTACGGCCAGGAGGTCGATGAGGCGCTGAAGGAGTAG
- a CDS encoding DUF1499 domain-containing protein has translation MPLRRAPSPGKLFLARVAFGLGWLSALAILLVGPAYRHGHIDLVMVLRVLTIGAYVAVGAVVLGLSVSLLLPTAGPRRGIVATIFDFGHRLAAASALLGLIGLGLATAGQAFAPDIVAHVEPASVIVIAAIAAVAAIVLGVLASLAAPRGSGKPGVLSALLGVGLGLAAAYVPLSWRLAAQSLPPINDVTTDTRDPPRLVALLARRSGATTAADHGGDQVARLQKTGYPDIAPQLLARSPAEALARAEQVARDLGWNIVAVEPREGRIEAIAVTPWFGFQDDIVIRVKPAPSGSRVDIRSKSRHGLSDLGVNARRIRAFIARLSG, from the coding sequence ATGCCGCTGCGCCGCGCCCCCAGTCCGGGCAAGCTGTTTCTCGCCCGCGTGGCGTTCGGTCTGGGCTGGCTTTCGGCGCTGGCGATCCTGCTGGTCGGTCCGGCCTATCGCCACGGCCACATCGACCTGGTGATGGTGCTGCGCGTGCTGACGATCGGCGCCTATGTCGCCGTCGGCGCCGTTGTGCTGGGCCTGTCGGTGTCGTTGCTGCTGCCCACCGCCGGGCCGCGGCGCGGCATCGTCGCCACCATCTTCGACTTCGGCCATCGACTGGCGGCTGCGAGCGCGCTGCTGGGTCTGATCGGTCTGGGCCTCGCCACCGCCGGCCAGGCCTTCGCACCCGACATCGTCGCCCATGTCGAGCCAGCCAGCGTCATCGTCATAGCCGCCATCGCCGCCGTCGCGGCGATCGTGCTCGGCGTCCTGGCCTCGCTCGCCGCGCCGCGCGGCAGCGGCAAGCCTGGCGTGCTGTCCGCCCTGCTCGGCGTCGGGCTGGGACTCGCCGCCGCCTATGTACCGCTGTCGTGGCGGCTGGCGGCGCAGAGCCTGCCGCCGATCAACGACGTGACGACCGACACGCGCGATCCGCCGCGCCTGGTCGCCCTGCTGGCGCGGCGGAGCGGTGCGACCACGGCGGCGGATCACGGCGGCGATCAGGTCGCACGCCTGCAGAAGACAGGCTACCCGGACATCGCCCCGCAGCTGCTGGCCCGGTCGCCAGCCGAGGCGCTTGCGCGCGCCGAGCAGGTCGCGCGCGATCTTGGCTGGAACATCGTCGCGGTCGAACCCCGCGAGGGACGCATCGAGGCGATCGCGGTGACCCCCTGGTTCGGCTTCCAGGACGACATCGTCATCCGCGTGAAGCCGGCCCCGTCGGGCAGTCGCGTCGACATCCGCTCGAAGTCGCGCCACGGGCTGAGCGACCTCGGCGTCAACGCGCGGCGCATTCGCGCCTTCATCGCGCGGCTGAGCGGCTGA
- a CDS encoding EamA family transporter: MTSPSPARGRATLSGLAAILLWAALALLTVSTGTIPPFQLVAMTFAVGGLAGLAWIALSGRSPLAAFRWPPRVWLLGVAGLFGYHLLYFIALRLAPAAEANLINYLWPLLIVLLAAPVAGERLRWWHLAGAALGLAGIVVLALGRGDLGFAGDHWKGYLAALGCAFAWSLYSTISRRFGDVPTDAVAGFCVVTALLALPLHLLFETTVPPYGTTTWLALAALGLGPVGAAFYLWDIAVKRGDIRALGALSYLTPILSTLALIVAGRAQASPTLLLAAALVVAGAVMAARDLWSRKS, from the coding sequence ATGACGAGCCCATCGCCGGCGCGCGGCCGCGCCACGCTCAGCGGCCTGGCGGCGATCCTGCTGTGGGCGGCGCTGGCGCTGCTCACCGTCTCGACCGGCACCATTCCGCCATTCCAGCTCGTCGCCATGACGTTTGCCGTCGGCGGCCTGGCCGGCCTCGCCTGGATCGCGCTGTCGGGACGCTCGCCGCTCGCCGCCTTCCGCTGGCCGCCACGCGTCTGGCTGCTCGGCGTCGCCGGTCTGTTCGGCTATCACCTGCTCTACTTCATCGCCCTGCGCCTGGCGCCGGCGGCCGAGGCCAACCTGATCAACTATCTCTGGCCGCTGCTGATCGTGCTGCTGGCCGCACCGGTGGCTGGCGAGCGCTTGCGCTGGTGGCACCTCGCCGGCGCGGCGCTGGGGCTGGCCGGCATCGTCGTGCTGGCGCTGGGTCGCGGCGATCTCGGCTTCGCTGGCGACCACTGGAAAGGCTATCTCGCGGCGCTGGGCTGTGCCTTCGCCTGGTCGCTCTATTCGACCATCAGCCGGCGCTTTGGCGACGTGCCGACCGATGCGGTTGCCGGCTTCTGCGTCGTCACCGCGCTGCTGGCACTGCCACTGCATCTGCTCTTCGAGACCACGGTGCCGCCATACGGCACGACGACATGGCTGGCGTTGGCCGCGCTGGGCCTCGGCCCGGTGGGCGCCGCCTTCTATCTCTGGGACATCGCGGTGAAGCGCGGCGACATCCGCGCGCTGGGCGCGCTCAGCTACCTCACGCCGATCCTCTCGACCCTGGCGCTGATCGTCGCCGGCCGCGCCCAGGCGAGCCCAACGCTGCTGCTGGCGGCAGCGCTCGTCGTCGCCGGCGCCGTAATGGCCGCGCGCGATCTTTGGAGCAGGAAGAGCTAG
- a CDS encoding cupin domain-containing protein produces MTPVDADTLIAALGLQPHPEGGHYRETFRAAPAPGEARGATTAIFFLLRRGERSHWHRVDAVEIWHWYAGAPLALAIADPNAPRRTITLGTDFAAGQSPQGIVPAHAWQAAQTLGDWTLVGCTVSPAFEFSGFELAPPGWEPPA; encoded by the coding sequence CTGACCCCGGTGGATGCCGACACGCTGATCGCCGCGCTGGGCCTGCAGCCGCATCCCGAGGGCGGCCACTACCGCGAGACCTTCCGCGCGGCGCCCGCTCCCGGCGAGGCGCGTGGCGCGACGACGGCGATCTTCTTCCTGCTGCGCCGGGGCGAACGCTCGCACTGGCACCGCGTCGACGCCGTCGAGATCTGGCATTGGTACGCCGGCGCACCGCTTGCGCTGGCGATCGCCGACCCGAATGCGCCGCGCCGCACGATCACGCTGGGCACCGATTTCGCCGCCGGCCAGTCGCCGCAGGGCATCGTGCCGGCGCACGCATGGCAGGCGGCGCAAACGCTGGGCGACTGGACGCTGGTCGGCTGCACGGTGTCGCCCGCCTTCGAGTTCAGCGGCTTCGAGCTCGCGCCACCGGGTTGGGAGCCGCCTGCCTAG
- a CDS encoding glutathione S-transferase, whose amino-acid sequence MKLLHSPSSPYVRKALVLAKETGLDGKIETVTVTTTPIAPASEVSARNPVAKIPALTDGAMTLYDSPVICEYLDSKHRKRKLFPAKGKARWTALRQQALGDGLLDAALLARYEDFLRPADKRWPEWSAGQMAKINGALDAMEKEAGSLKGALTIGHISFGCALGYLDFRFADLGWRDRRRKLAAWYAKFAQRPSMKTTMPPG is encoded by the coding sequence ATGAAGCTGCTGCATTCGCCGTCGTCACCCTATGTGCGCAAGGCGCTGGTGCTGGCGAAGGAAACCGGCCTCGACGGCAAGATCGAGACGGTAACGGTTACCACGACGCCGATCGCACCGGCGAGCGAGGTCTCGGCACGCAACCCGGTGGCCAAGATCCCGGCGCTGACCGATGGGGCGATGACGCTCTATGATTCGCCCGTAATCTGCGAGTATCTGGACAGCAAGCATCGCAAGAGGAAGCTGTTCCCCGCCAAGGGCAAGGCGCGCTGGACGGCGCTGCGCCAGCAGGCGCTGGGCGACGGGCTGCTCGATGCCGCGCTGCTGGCACGCTATGAGGACTTCCTGCGCCCAGCGGACAAGCGCTGGCCGGAGTGGTCGGCCGGACAGATGGCCAAGATCAACGGCGCGCTCGATGCGATGGAGAAGGAGGCCGGCTCGCTCAAGGGCGCGTTGACCATCGGCCACATCAGCTTCGGCTGCGCGCTGGGCTATCTCGATTTTCGCTTCGCCGATCTCGGCTGGCGCGACAGGCGCAGGAAGCTGGCGGCCTGGTACGCAAAGTTCGCGCAGCGTCCATCAATGAAGACGACGATGCCGCCGGGCTGA
- a CDS encoding methyltransferase domain-containing protein, which translates to MFNDIVDLRDFYGESLGQVTQRLLRTRLRGLWPDVRGMRVAGLGYAVPFLRPFIDEAERVFALMPAAQGVLRWPREGGNLAALVDETDLPLADRSIDRMVLVHALECAEQVRPFLREVWRVMADGGRLLVVAPNRTGLWSQLERSPFSFGEPYSGRQLAALLRANMFTPMRESRALYLPPVRSRLLLRAAPTIERLGERLLGRFAGVTIVEAGKQIYAATGAREHRPVLVARPPLKVAYSRDRRDATRDGEPTPSST; encoded by the coding sequence ATGTTCAACGACATTGTTGATCTGCGCGATTTCTACGGCGAGAGCCTGGGCCAGGTGACCCAGCGCCTGTTGCGCACGCGCCTGCGCGGGCTGTGGCCCGACGTGCGCGGCATGCGCGTCGCCGGGCTGGGCTACGCCGTGCCGTTCCTGCGCCCGTTCATCGACGAGGCCGAGCGCGTCTTCGCGCTGATGCCGGCGGCGCAGGGCGTGCTGCGCTGGCCGCGCGAGGGCGGCAACCTTGCCGCCCTGGTCGACGAGACCGACCTGCCGCTGGCCGACCGCTCGATCGACCGCATGGTGCTGGTGCACGCGCTGGAATGCGCCGAGCAGGTGCGCCCGTTCCTGCGCGAGGTCTGGCGCGTGATGGCCGATGGCGGCCGCCTGCTGGTGGTGGCGCCCAACCGCACCGGCCTGTGGTCGCAGCTCGAGCGCTCGCCCTTCTCCTTCGGCGAGCCGTACTCGGGCCGCCAGCTGGCCGCCCTGCTGCGCGCCAACATGTTCACGCCGATGCGCGAGTCGCGCGCGCTCTATCTGCCGCCGGTGCGCTCGCGCCTGCTGCTGCGCGCGGCGCCGACCATCGAGCGGTTGGGCGAGCGCCTGCTGGGCCGCTTCGCCGGTGTCACCATCGTCGAGGCCGGCAAGCAGATCTATGCCGCGACCGGCGCGCGCGAGCATCGCCCGGTGCTGGTCGCGCGTCCGCCGCTGAAGGTCGCCTATTCGCGCGACAGGCGCGATGCGACGCGCGATGGCGAGCCGACACCGTCCAGCACGTAA
- a CDS encoding NAD(P)-dependent oxidoreductase codes for MALDPLTIALIGFGEAGTAIGRGLAENWRGLPRPGDNRPRRLIAIDTALDVDERGRKLGHEARRLDIAIERAYTAALGEADLIISAVPGEFALDVARSAAPLLKKGAFYLDLCTVTGAMAESDRAVIEGAGARYVDIAVMGSFFGRGQKAPMLLAGPDAPLAAGWMNANGFDVKVLSPKPGSASAVKVLRSVLIKGVEALAVESFVAARRQGLLDEVMGCLGDVDHEGFGQFLARMVETHLVHAGRRSDEMVLVAQMLRETGVPPLMSETTYRALHRTVEAGAVPADGKVRSLEETLAVLSDKVFG; via the coding sequence ATGGCTCTCGACCCGCTGACCATAGCGTTGATCGGCTTTGGCGAGGCCGGCACTGCCATAGGGCGCGGCCTGGCCGAGAATTGGCGCGGGCTGCCGCGCCCCGGCGACAACCGCCCGCGCCGGCTGATCGCGATCGATACCGCGCTCGACGTGGATGAACGCGGCCGCAAGCTGGGCCACGAGGCGCGGCGCCTCGATATCGCGATCGAGCGGGCCTACACGGCGGCGCTGGGCGAGGCGGACTTGATCATCAGCGCGGTGCCGGGCGAGTTCGCGCTCGACGTCGCACGCTCGGCCGCGCCGCTGCTGAAGAAGGGCGCCTTCTACCTCGACCTCTGCACCGTCACCGGCGCCATGGCCGAGAGCGATCGCGCTGTCATCGAAGGTGCCGGCGCGCGCTATGTCGACATCGCCGTGATGGGCTCGTTCTTCGGCCGCGGCCAGAAGGCGCCGATGCTGCTCGCCGGTCCCGACGCGCCGCTCGCCGCCGGCTGGATGAACGCCAACGGCTTCGACGTGAAGGTGCTGAGCCCCAAGCCGGGCAGCGCTTCGGCGGTGAAGGTACTGCGCAGCGTGCTGATCAAGGGCGTCGAGGCGCTGGCTGTCGAGAGCTTCGTCGCGGCCCGGCGGCAGGGCCTGCTCGACGAGGTGATGGGCTGCCTGGGCGACGTCGATCACGAGGGCTTCGGCCAGTTCCTCGCACGCATGGTGGAGACCCACCTCGTTCACGCCGGACGACGCAGCGACGAGATGGTGCTGGTGGCGCAGATGCTGCGCGAGACCGGCGTGCCACCGCTGATGAGCGAGACGACCTACAGGGCGCTGCACCGAACCGTCGAGGCGGGCGCCGTCCCGGCCGACGGCAAGGTGCGCTCGCTGGAGGAGACGCTGGCGGTACTCTCCGACAAGGTCTTCGGCTGA
- a CDS encoding GNAT family N-acetyltransferase — translation MTAPWSFRAARQADFEPLLGLRLRVMRPALERIGRFDPDRARRYFGEGFDLNWMRAILVEGAIAGCVCFRREDEHWVLEYFYLEPRYHRTGLGGSILRALLAEADRSGRVVKLEVVKGSESAHLYERHGFARYGEGEWDFYYERPLPPPFERVCALLDAAGARYRLIEHEPEGRSELISIIRGNRPEQAAKAMVLDVRGGGGGRRHVLAILPGNRKLDFAAVAAQYGARKCGFASPETAQAITGCIMGAVPPFALHDSLSVVVDQALLSNQTLFFNAGRLDRSMELETAEWLRVVAPKIAEITS, via the coding sequence ATGACCGCGCCATGGTCGTTCCGTGCCGCCAGGCAGGCGGATTTCGAGCCGCTGCTCGGCTTGCGCCTGCGCGTGATGCGCCCGGCGCTCGAACGCATCGGCCGCTTCGACCCCGATCGCGCGCGACGGTATTTCGGCGAAGGCTTCGACCTGAACTGGATGCGCGCGATCCTCGTCGAAGGCGCGATAGCCGGCTGCGTCTGCTTCCGCCGCGAGGACGAGCACTGGGTGCTCGAATACTTCTATCTCGAGCCGCGCTACCACCGCACCGGCCTCGGCGGCTCCATCCTGCGCGCGCTGCTGGCCGAGGCTGACCGGTCAGGCCGAGTCGTGAAGCTCGAAGTCGTGAAAGGCAGCGAGTCGGCGCATCTGTACGAGCGCCACGGCTTCGCACGGTATGGCGAGGGCGAGTGGGATTTCTATTACGAACGCCCGCTGCCGCCGCCATTCGAGCGTGTGTGCGCGTTGCTTGACGCCGCCGGCGCGCGATACCGCCTGATCGAGCATGAGCCGGAAGGACGCTCCGAACTCATCAGCATCATTCGCGGCAACCGGCCGGAGCAGGCAGCCAAGGCGATGGTGCTCGACGTGCGTGGCGGTGGTGGCGGCAGGCGCCATGTGCTGGCGATCCTGCCCGGCAACCGCAAGCTCGATTTCGCCGCCGTGGCTGCACAATACGGCGCACGCAAATGCGGCTTCGCCTCGCCCGAGACGGCGCAGGCGATCACCGGCTGCATCATGGGCGCGGTGCCGCCCTTCGCGCTGCACGATTCGCTCAGCGTCGTGGTCGACCAGGCGCTGCTGTCGAACCAGACCCTGTTCTTCAACGCCGGTCGTCTTGATCGATCTATGGAACTCGAAACCGCCGAGTGGCTGCGTGTCGTCGCACCGAAAATTGCCGAGATCACTTCCTGA
- the metW gene encoding methionine biosynthesis protein MetW has product MSPAERGKIRLDLQLIADMIEPGTRVLDVGCGDGALLDWLQREKQVDGRGMELSQAGVNAAVANGLSVIQGDADTDLAHYPDNAFDYVVLSQTLQATHEPRRVLEQMLRVGKHAIVSFPNFAHWQVRARLVFGGRMPETDALPYKWYDTPNIHLCSIDDFRALCADMGVTIEKALTLSRHGRPLPNLPLPLANLLGGQGLFLLRRR; this is encoded by the coding sequence ATGAGCCCAGCGGAGCGCGGCAAGATCCGCCTCGATCTGCAGCTGATCGCCGACATGATCGAACCCGGCACCCGGGTGCTCGATGTCGGTTGCGGCGATGGCGCGCTGCTCGACTGGCTGCAGCGCGAGAAGCAGGTCGACGGCCGCGGCATGGAGCTGAGCCAGGCCGGCGTGAACGCCGCCGTCGCCAACGGGCTTTCGGTGATCCAGGGCGATGCCGACACCGACCTCGCCCACTACCCTGACAACGCCTTCGACTATGTCGTGCTCAGCCAGACGCTGCAGGCGACGCATGAGCCGCGCCGCGTGCTCGAGCAGATGCTGCGCGTCGGCAAGCACGCCATCGTGTCGTTTCCCAACTTCGCCCACTGGCAGGTGCGCGCCCGCCTCGTCTTCGGCGGCCGCATGCCGGAGACCGACGCCCTGCCGTACAAGTGGTACGACACACCCAACATCCACCTCTGCAGCATCGACGATTTCCGCGCGCTGTGCGCCGACATGGGCGTCACCATCGAGAAGGCGCTGACGCTCAGCCGTCACGGCCGGCCGCTGCCCAACCTGCCGCTGCCGCTGGCAAACTTGCTCGGCGGCCAGGGACTGTTCCTGCTAAGAAGACGGTAA
- a CDS encoding homoserine O-acetyltransferase, producing MDTAVHHPNDKASGDPLAGLTPAARRALDASHSVWLGPLKLDCGVELTRHRVAYRTYGTLNAERSNAALICHALTMDQFVADSNPVTGKEGWWLSLVGPGRPLDPAKYFVICANVLGGCMGSTGPLDINPKTGGRYNLSFPMVTIRDMVNAQAQLLDHLGIESLFCVVGGSMGGMQVLQWAASYPDRVFAALPIATAARHSAQNIAFHEVGRQAIMADPGWHGGDYGAHGTVPARGLAVARMTAHITYLSESALQRKFGRNLQDRASLGYSFDADFQVESYLHYQGKSFVERFDANAYLYITRAMDYFDLAAEYGGTLATAFRGSRTRFCVMSFTSDWLFPTHENREVVKALNAVAANVSFVEVETDKGHDAFLLDEPEMFRTLDGFLRGAANARGLK from the coding sequence ATGGACACCGCGGTTCACCATCCCAACGATAAGGCGTCCGGCGACCCGCTTGCTGGTCTGACGCCGGCGGCGCGGCGTGCGCTCGACGCCTCGCACAGCGTCTGGCTGGGGCCGCTGAAGCTCGATTGCGGGGTCGAGCTGACGCGCCATCGCGTCGCCTACCGCACCTACGGCACGCTCAACGCCGAGCGCAGCAACGCCGCGCTGATCTGCCATGCGCTGACCATGGACCAGTTCGTCGCCGATTCGAACCCGGTGACCGGCAAGGAAGGCTGGTGGCTGAGCCTGGTCGGGCCGGGCCGGCCGCTCGATCCGGCGAAGTATTTCGTGATCTGCGCAAACGTGCTGGGCGGCTGCATGGGCAGCACCGGCCCGCTCGACATCAACCCGAAGACCGGCGGCCGCTACAACCTGTCGTTCCCGATGGTCACCATCCGCGACATGGTGAACGCGCAGGCCCAGCTGCTCGACCATCTCGGCATCGAGAGCCTGTTCTGCGTCGTCGGCGGCTCGATGGGCGGCATGCAGGTGCTGCAATGGGCCGCGTCCTATCCGGACCGCGTCTTCGCCGCCCTGCCGATCGCCACCGCGGCGCGGCATTCGGCGCAGAACATCGCCTTCCACGAGGTCGGCCGCCAGGCGATCATGGCCGATCCGGGCTGGCATGGCGGCGACTACGGCGCGCACGGCACCGTGCCGGCGCGCGGGCTGGCCGTGGCGCGCATGACCGCGCACATCACCTATCTCAGCGAGTCGGCGCTGCAGCGCAAGTTCGGCCGCAACCTGCAGGACCGCGCCTCGCTCGGCTACAGCTTCGACGCCGACTTCCAGGTCGAGAGCTATTTGCACTACCAAGGGAAGTCGTTCGTCGAGCGCTTCGACGCCAACGCCTATCTCTACATCACCCGGGCGATGGACTATTTCGATCTCGCGGCGGAGTACGGCGGCACGCTGGCGACGGCGTTCCGCGGCAGCAGGACGCGCTTCTGCGTGATGTCGTTCACCAGCGACTGGCTGTTTCCCACGCACGAGAACCGCGAGGTGGTGAAGGCGCTCAACGCCGTGGCCGCCAACGTCTCCTTCGTCGAGGTCGAGACCGACAAGGGCCACGACGCCTTCCTGCTCGACGAGCCCGAGATGTTCCGCACTCTCGACGGCTTCCTGCGCGGCGCCGCCAACGCGCGTGGTTTGAAATGA
- a CDS encoding chorismate mutase, whose product MDAPSLDDLRAQIDGIDEALHDLLMRRAELVGRIAAAKGGNGGLALRPGREAQVLRRLLARHEGQFPRPALVRLWREIMGAFTFLQGPVRVAVCRPADQAGFWDLARDHFGAQIPFQAHETAAQVIAAMRLDPNVIGVVPAPVQDEPAPWWIRLTSGEATTPNIVQRLPFVAMPNSRGRDLDSFVLARIDAEASGEDHALLAIESPVEISRSRLIGAVTKAGFHAPTSVIDVEQSGTWWDLVEVPTFVSDHDPRLPALSAALGGEPARVVALGAWAVPPKI is encoded by the coding sequence ATGGACGCTCCCAGCCTCGACGATTTGCGCGCCCAGATCGACGGCATCGATGAAGCCCTCCACGATCTGCTGATGCGCCGTGCCGAGCTGGTCGGCCGCATCGCCGCCGCCAAGGGCGGCAATGGCGGGCTTGCGCTGCGGCCGGGCCGCGAGGCCCAGGTTCTGCGCCGCCTGCTGGCGCGCCACGAGGGCCAGTTCCCGCGGCCCGCCCTGGTGCGTCTTTGGCGCGAGATCATGGGCGCCTTCACCTTCCTGCAGGGACCGGTGCGCGTTGCGGTCTGCCGGCCGGCCGACCAGGCCGGATTCTGGGATCTCGCGCGCGATCATTTCGGCGCCCAGATCCCGTTCCAGGCGCACGAGACCGCCGCCCAGGTGATCGCCGCCATGCGGCTCGACCCCAACGTCATCGGCGTCGTGCCGGCGCCAGTGCAGGACGAGCCGGCGCCGTGGTGGATCCGCCTGACCAGCGGCGAGGCGACCACCCCCAACATCGTGCAGCGCCTGCCCTTCGTCGCCATGCCCAACAGCCGCGGCCGCGACCTTGATTCCTTTGTGCTGGCGCGCATCGATGCCGAGGCCAGCGGCGAGGACCACGCGCTGCTCGCCATCGAATCGCCGGTCGAGATCAGCCGCAGCCGCCTGATCGGCGCGGTGACCAAGGCGGGCTTCCACGCCCCGACCTCGGTGATCGACGTCGAGCAGAGCGGCACGTGGTGGGATCTAGTCGAGGTGCCGACCTTCGTCTCCGACCACGATCCGCGACTGCCGGCGCTCAGCGCCGCGCTGGGTGGCGAGCCGGCGCGGGTCGTGGCGCTCGGCGCCTGGGCCGTGCCGCCCAAGATCTGA